AGCATCTTTGGTAATGTACATACAGGATGGGAAGTTCATTTCTTTGATCCCATAAGAATAGTGCTCTCAAAAAAATCACTCCTGTGGTAGGCTTAAGTAAAATTAGATGCTTCCCATCAGATGAAAGTACTTTTTAAATGGATCACATTTTAGACTTTAcgaatttcctttttgtttgatTCTTTAGTGGAATCACCAGGTGGTTTTCCTGGTCATATTCTGATTCATTACATCACTGCTGAATAGTTAGATCAGTTCTGACCCTGCTCAATGTGTGAATAATGAGGAGTCTCTGTCTAGTGCTTACAGCTGGAGACCTGGGCTCAAGGAATCTGAagtctgttcttggctctgctgctgactctgtgtgtggccttgggcaagttcctTAACCTCTGTGTGTTAGTCTCCCAaaatgtaaaataggaataacGTTTACCCACCTCACAAAGCAGTGTGAGATCTGGATGAAAGGCGCTATATAAATGCGGTTACTACTAAACTGCATCTGAAATAGTCACTGTTTCTGAGCCTCCAGTTCAGCTCTACTTCTGTAGAGTTACACAGTAGACAGTGAAACATGCTTCCACAAAAGTTCTGAGCAGCTGTGGAGCAAGGGATTCTGGTATCCAAGGGGGAAAATCTGTGTGTGCAGAGATTGTCTCTGTCCATTCCTCCTGATGTTTCTCTCTTCTATCACTTCAATCTACTTTGAGTTGAACTGCAACAGGTTTGTCTTTGTCAGATGGTGGGAGGTCAGTGAGATCATGGTGTCTGTGTTAAATGAGATGGGCTCATAAATTGGAGTCCTCAAAGCCCAGATACTTTAGTTTCCAGTCATTGTTTCATATAAACATGTAACAGGATTGTTGAAAAGGTGGGACCTTTGCTGAAGGTGACCAGTTGCCCAGCACCACTCTTCAACTTCCTCTATGGCATAAGCAGAAAGCGTACACAATGTCAGATTATAACCTAGTTTGTGATTTGCATCCATGCTGTTAGTGCCAGAACTCTAATGTTTAAATGGTGAACAGTGTGTGGATTGTTAATACAGGGAGGAAAATAGTTTAGGATGGGACCTTAGTGCTCTAACAAGTCAGTTACACAAGGGAGCATCTCTCAAGCAATATTACAGTTGCTGGCAGGAGGCTTGACCTAAGAGTAGGTGGTGAGAATGCATCTCCCTAGCTGAGCTGTCCACAGGACATACTAGGACCAGCACTGGGGAGCTCCTGTGTACCCACCTGGGAGTGGGGAAGGTCCTTTCTGCCCTCTGCTGTGTTGCATTTTGGTTGGTAAGGGTGGAGGCTGGTCCCCTGTTCTTGCTGGGGGTGAGAGGCTGGCTGCTTCTGTACCGGTCTTGGTAGGCTGTCTCCTGTGACTCTCACTGGTTGGAACTGTTTTGTCATTCCAGCGCAGACCAGGTGAAAGGAGTACTGATGCTGCAGGGAGATGCTCTATGCCAAGCTGTGAGTACCAATCCACACCAATCACTTTGTGCTAGCACTGAAGCGTACTCCTTGCCTTTCTTTCCATGCTAGACCTTGTCCCTTCAGATGTCAACAAGCGGGGAGGTGTGTCAAGCCCATTGGGAATGGAGCTGCCCTCTGTGGTGGTGATTGGCTGGTTGCTGTCTAGTGATGGCACCTCGGTACCACAGTGATTGCATCTCGCCATTGCTTTGGTTGGTTTTACAATAGGCTCTGGTGCCAGCCGAACACTGCCATGCAACTGAATGAAGATGCAGCCAAGTCTGTGGCTGTACAAGGCACTTCTTGCATAGCTGACATGCTGCTGGGACATGATGCCAAGGATTGAAATCTGTATCTAAAAAAATCTGAGTgcagggatgaggaggaggaagattctGTCCGTACATGTGTGTGCTATCCTGCTGGGGTGTGTTTTCTCTCCCAGTTAGGGAGTGGCACCTTGGTTAGCTGCAGTCCAGTCTTAATATGCATGGTGTATAGTCTTAGATCTGTTTTAACTCAGCCTTCCAAAACTGTCACTTACTCACCTGGGACAGTTCATTATTTATGATGACCGAGTGAAATATCATTCGTGTTTGCAATATTGTAACCtgataggtaggtaggtagagGGCTTAACTGTCACGTGTACTGCGATAGACCCATCTTAGCTGACGGGCGTCTCACCTACGTTGCCCCTTATCTGTACCATCAGAGTTCCCTCACCACCTCCTCAAATGAACTGGCAGTCTCCTCTCTGGGCCCAGTTCAGTAACGGCGTTGTCATTTATGCCTTGCGTCTCCCTCCTGTAGAAAAAAGATTAAGGTGAAAAACTGGCTGAACCAGTACTGCTCAAAATGCCCCCACTCAGCAGTCAGTGTGGATGGATCTGTCGGAGATGGGATGGATGGGTTTGAAGGGGTATGCACAGCACCTTTTGTTCAGGGGGTGCCCTGCTCTGCGTTTTGTGGGGGAGTTCctcttatttctctctctctctctctctctctctctctctctctcttaaaggATATTAATTTGAAAATGCCCAGAAATAACCAGCTCCTGCACTTCACATTCCGCGAAGACAAGCAGTGGAAATTGCAGCAGGTATGGTTATCAGGAGTCTTCCCTGTGTTGAGCTGGTCCGAGTCTGAGCAGCCTGCAAAGGCCCTCTTTCAAAGAGAAAAGGACTGGTGGTCTTCATTGGGGTTCTCCAGACCCCAGTACCCACCTTCCTTTCCTTATCAGTTGGAGTGTGatagaggagggggcagaggtgtgAACTAGTTGGGATTAGGGCGTTAGAAGAAAAAGGGTGGGTGCTTCTAGTTCCTGAGACATCAGTGAGCTCAAAGCTCTCTGGGTTGGAGTGCTGAGCCTGTGAAAGGAGTGCTCAGAGCACCTGGGCTGTAGCTCTCTCTCTCAATGCCTGTTGAATCTTGGCTGGCTGAACAGAGAACAGTTCATCTGGCCCTGAGCTGGCTCACAAGTCTGCTCTCATTCCCTGTATGAAATCATGTCTTCTCCCTTCTCCTCACTAACAGCATATGCCAGTGCCTCAGACTCTAGCTATATCTGAATTCTTCAGTCGGAGATCTGGCTTCTGGAAATCTAGTGTTCAGTCTCATAGAAGTAAAGTTTTCCACCATTGAAGTTTAAAAACTGACTCTGGGGTTCTATGCTATGTAGATCCTTATACATtatcttggattttttttttttataagcatATTTGGATTTTGGTAGTTTGTTGGACACATCGGTCTACAACAGATTGAGAGCTCTAATTTACTGGCATTTTAAACATGTTAGCCAATTGCCGTGTTTAGACTCTGTGGTAGGTGAATCAAACCCTCTGTTGATTTGGGCTTTGAGTCACTGAAACTTATGGCTATGTTGAGGAGTTTGTGCTTTGCAGACAAGTGAGCTTTTGTGATGCGCTCAGCAGTGTTTCCGACATATAGTGACTCTTTTTTGTATTGCTGCTCTATTGATATTCTTCCACCGTCTCTTAAGCACAGCTCCTGCCTTCATTTACTTTGGAAGGACTTGGTCTCTTAATGTTATTTAGATGAGGAATGCGAGAGCCTAAAGGAGGCAGAATAATAGTATTTCATGAGATTATGAGGAGACCCTTGTCCTGTTTCTCTCAGAATAAGCCTCCCATAGTGAAATATCATGAGCCTCTTCCATGAGGGAGTGGGTCTTGCCAATCAGAGGAAGTGCTGTGAGTCTGCGTGGAAAGGAACCAGAAGCGGGAGCTGGTTGTGGAGGGGAAGGTAGTTGTTACTTGAacagggaaagggctgggaagCCTTCGGGGAAGTGGAATAGAGAAGGAAAACAGGTCTGAGAGAGGAGGCAGGGATGAGCGGAGTCCTTGTATTGACAAGGGGGATGGTGCGTGTCACTGCAGCGCCTAGTGGCATAAGCTGCTCCCAAGTCTGTTGTTCTGGAATGTTCCTGGAGGTGGGGGATCTGCAGGGTAGTGTCCTGTGATGCCATGTCACGAGTGCCAGCGGTATCTGAGCCGCCAGCTGCTTGCAGCATAATGGTGGTTTTGCACTGGACAGGTTTCCTCCATCTAAAGACACCCTCCTCTGAGTCACAAGACTCCTACTGAGACTTCTGAGCTGCGTGCTCTGGGGAAGCAAGTGCAAGTCATACAGGAGCTTTTCTCATATATCTATCCAGGGCCTGCACTAGGTAAGGTTCAGTTCAGCACTCGGGAGACTTGTGCCGAGATATGGGGGAGAAAGGAAGCTTCAGACTACAAGCTTCCCATGAACAAAGTGTCCAAAGCTGTGTCTATCTGTTTCACTGTTACATTTGCAACTGGCACCTAGAACTTGTTTGAAAACCCTAGCGAAACATGCCCTTCACAGCATCCTGCTCTAAACTCGTTCAAGTGCTTTTTTGTACACACCGACTGCCTCTTACCCTAAGTTGTGCCTACCTTTTCTGTGTTCATCCTCCGCGTTCATTAATGCCTTCCTCTGTTCCAGCTCCCACACCAGCCTCTGGTGCTGAGTGTCTGAGTCTCACCCCCACTTGGAGATGCTCCTCTGCTCTTCTCCCTTTGCCAGTGAACCCTTTCTTTGCCTTTGGAGTTTTTCCTCACTCCTATTATGGGCAGCTCTGGCAGGATTGCTCTGTTAACGGACCATATGCTGCAGTCTCTCTTGGTTCACAGGGGTTCATGCTAGATGTGCCTCAGGTCTATTCTATGAAAGGTTGCTCAAGAGGCCAGCCCCAGTGATATGTTCCCCTGCACCCAAATGCTGCAGCAGCTACTCTAGAGTGTTGGTAATCCACTGTTCCAATGAACCTTAAAGTTAGAAATCAGTGCTTCGTGTTCTTTTAAAGTATTCAGATGTTGTATTGATTTTAGCTCTATGGCAATGATTCTTAAGAGCAGCCACTGTAATCAGATCACAGCTGAAGATGGGGAGACTGGACAAAGACAGTAACCAGAATGTGCTCTGAATGCCCTATATCCTGGACAGTGGGAATGCCTAGCTGGATAGCAATGTATCACTTTTGTTTCTGGCCCTGATTGCTCACGAGATCTTACTACCTGACATCACTGCTCCTTCAAACCATCAGTGCTAGTTTGATGGTCCAGGACATAAAATAGCAGGCCCCAGACTTCAGATTGTTGTTTCTTAAAATGCCTGGTCTGGTAGATCAATCATTTTATGATCTTAATGGCAGAGGTAACAGCTTGCTTTAGTGGTGAGTGCCGAGTGCCCAGAAGAAAATGCCTTTAGTGTTATGGGATGATCAACATTTTCTTTCCTGTCTGTGCAGTGGTAAGGGATGGATCCTGGGAGACAACAGTGGGATAGTCTACTTTTTAGCATTAGTTCAGGGGGAGCTGATTTGACAGGGCTGTATTTTGTACGTTTGCAGATCCAGGATGCTAGAAACCACGTTAACCAAGCAATTTACCTGCTCACAAACCGAGATGTAAACTACCAGTTCAAAACAGGCTCTGAGGTCCTCAAGGTGAGCAGAACGCTCTCTGGGAGGTGGGGTAAGAGGATAGACTCCAATTCCACATTTCTCCCCTCTTTTTAATGCAGCTGCTCGGTGTCGGGTTTTTTTGTACTGAGTTGAAATCTCTGCAGAGACtggtcacacaaggagtctttGGTAGTGCAGGGACTCAAACCCAGGTCCCTGGCTACCGTCCGAGCCACTGGACAAGTTGACTGTAACTTCTCACCACATCAAGTGTGAGAAAGAAAAGCCTGTTCCGTTTTTACTTGGGCAAAGGCAATCAAACAGGAAAAGATCAGCAAATAAGACCACCCCCCTTTTTCTTCCCCCTGGGAAGAAGATGAGTCATAGTTCAGAGTGCCTTAACGTTCTAGTAGTCATGagctctgtaaaaagaaaaggaggacttgtagcaccttagagactaactaatttatttgagcataagctttcgtgagctacagctcactccgaaagcttatgctcaaataaattagttagtctctaaggtgccacaagtactccttttctttttgcgaatacagactaacacggctgctgctctgaaacatgaGCTCTGTAGCAGATGAACACAGCTCCCCCAGAATTCTGGGTTGGGCATTCTTCCCAAAATAGGGACTATATCTGAGGAAATTCTCCTTCAAGATGCAGTATTCCTGCCAGGTGAAAAAGCCACTACTGTCACAGACTTATAGGAAAGAGCTTGCTCATTTACGGCCCCAGTCCACAAATACTCAAGAGTGTGCATAACTTCATTCACGTGAGTAGTTTCATTGACATTCATGTGATGACTCACATGACTAAAGTTCTGCACATGCAAGATTGGAGCCCATCAGAGCAATTAGGCAACATTTTTATCTTCTTTTGTATGTAAAGCTTCTAGAAGAGCTTTCAGTGTCTTTAGATCCCTCTATGACTGTCAGCACTTAAAATCTTTAAATTGTTTTCTCTGCTGTTTCTTACATAAGGCAcaatgggctttttttttttttttagctggaGTTGGAGGTGACTTACCCTGAAGAGGGGTAAAGTGGGGTGAAGGAATGTGGGCTGACACTTCTGAAAACATtcttgtgctttttatgtaagGCTGCATGACAGTGGTACATTTTCGCCAGCCAAATTACACTTATAAACAGCAATTTTCTTTCCCAGTTTAAGTCTGAATTCCTGCTCCTCTTTTCTTATAGCAATAcagtctctctccctgcccagctTGTGCAGGTTCATTTTGTTTCTAACCCTGTTGCCAAGTAGGGTGTAAATTTAGAGTGAAGATTTCACAGTGGGATCATGTAggtcggggggtggggagggagacaaCCTGGGAGGGAGGTGACTCGGATGCAAATACCTTCTGCTGTTTAGAAGAATTTGCAGAGCAAATCATGCTTGGTCTCATTGTAAAGATGCCAGGAGAGGTCTGTAGCATGAGTGACTTTCTTTAAAGCAAGCTACTTGGttagaattcagagtaacagaaTATCCAGGAGCTCCAAGCTCTTCCAGTGGCAGATCCCGTAGAAAAGCAGAAGCTCTTATATGAAACATCAGCACTTTCTGATCTGGAACCTTCTCCCAGTGACAGTAAGTCATTGACAGAGCATTAGAGTGATGCCAATTAGGCTGTTGTGGTTTTGTTGGGAACATCAGCAGGGATATGCAGTTGACAGAACATGCCTGCCCATGAGTAACCTGAAGAGGGCTTTGCTCTCTAGGGGTCTGAGCGAGAGCTGCTTGCTTCTGTTTGAGCCTCGGGTGGGAGCATGTGTGTAGAGTTGACGCCATGTCTTGATGCAGTTTCCCCTGTAACAACTCATGCGTGTTACGCAGGCTCTTCAGCTCGCCCTCCAAAGCTGCATCATGGCCTTCAGACAGGAATATGTGTTTTCTTTCCTAGCTGATGGATGCGGTGATGTTACAGCTGACACGAGCTCGGAACCGGCTCACTACTCCAGCCTCCTTGACCCTACCAGAAATTGCCTCCAGTGGCCTTACGGTAACCTTATATCAGTCTTGGTCTATACTGCCCGCTCCCTCTCTCTACCCACTAGTGAGGGCTATCATGCCCCTCCATGATGGGGACATGGTTTGCTGTTTCTAATCTATCCTTGTCGGACACAGTATAAGAGAATCTCCTTTTTAGTCTTGTATAACTTCCATTGTCTGGAAGCAGATGTAGACCCTGTGCTCAGTATTGGTGGTTGGTCTACCTTTCTCTGCTCAGACCTGGGCTTAAAGAGCCCTCAGCCAGGAGAAAGAGTTTTGGCTTTGTCAACTGGGCTTCTCCAGAGCAAAACTCTAAAGAGGGACTAACTATGGAGTCTAACCTTTGTCTCTTCTGTTCCCTTACACAGTGTTGGTGCAAGAGCTGTCTAGGGGTCAGGTGCAACAAGAGAAATAGCCATCATGTATGGTCACGTCCCTATTCCAGTCTCCCTGTAAAACATAGCTTTTCTCCTTTACCTAAAGCTCTTAacgtctctctgtctctctcttccatttaaaaaaaaaaaaaagagagagactctaCGGTAGTATTCCCCTAGCTATAGAAACAGAGGGTCCTGTCACTGATGCAGAAATCATTTCCATTTTCTCACAGAAAATGTTCACCCCCGCTCTGCCCTCGGACATCCTTGTGAATTTCTACATCAACCTAAATAAGCTGTGTTTGACTGTCTACCAGCTCCATGCACTGCAGCCCAATTCCACCAAGGTAGTCTCCTTTATTCACCTTTCCCAGTCAGGGGAGATATGGGCTAAAAAGACGAGTTCTCAGTTCCTTGGATGATGCTGACACCTCATGATGTGATGTGGTGAGATTTCCAGAGCATGGGATGAGTGTGTTTAGTGTTAGGTACCTGGAATTAGGTCAGGATgcaaccagaacacctggtctTCCTGGAAATGCAAACCTAGGTTTGGGAATAATGATTTAGCAAAGATGGAGCTATTTGAGTGAGCCCCAGAGGGAGTCATCAATAAATTTACCCGcatgatattttattttaaaaaatatatttgggtCAATTCCTTTATAgtgttaaagggacacagtcaagtTAATGAATATTTTTCTAATAAAAATCCCTTATCTGTGTTACAAATACATCTTAGATTATTTAAACCAAAGGAATTGTAAAGAGTTAATTTCATTTTAGTTGCTTGGTCACTTGGATTTCTCAGCTTGGACAGTGGAAATCAGGCTAGTCAGTTTCATTTGGTTTATAAGTAGTTTCTAGTGAGTTTCACTCTGAGGTTCTCCCTGGTGCTGTGTTTTTGGATGCAAACCCTGCATAGCAATGGATTCTTTTCTGGGACTATTACTCTGGATCTTCTGTGTGAGCTGATTTAGGTAAACTGAAACTGGGCCAGACTGGACCCAACAAACTTAGAGAATTCATGTCCTCGTAAGGGGCAGGGAGAGACCAGATGCTAGAGGCTCTTTTGGCTCTGCCTTTTGTTTACTCTTAACTTCTTTGCATGCACCTGCCCATGTTTCTTGATATCAAACCACTGTCTCCCTGTATACAGCAGTAAACATGAGTCTCAGCTACACTTTGTCAGAACATCCTGACAAATCTttgattgtattttttttccttatgtcAGATTTTAAGTGACTTAATTTCTCTCTTGCATCCGTTGTGTAGAACTTCAGACCTACTGGAGGGTCCATTCTGCATAACCCTGGAGCCATGTTGTAAGTACTGTCTTCTGAAGGGTTGTATAGCGTGTGTAGGAGAGGGTGATGTCCGACACTGACTCATGACAAGAACATAGTCATTGGCATTAGCCCTGTTTATGAATAGCTTTGAACTTTTGGCCAAGGAGGGCATCtgttaggccaggtctacactaccgtcTTACGTTGGTATAACAAGGTCACTCAGGGGGTAGCcagcctctcggggaggtggagtagcttcgccaatgggagaagctctcctgttggtataGGTAATATTttcactaaggccatgtctacactagcacttacgTCAGCAAAATGTTTGTTGCTAAGGGGGAtgaaaaaacatccccctgagcgacataaattttaCCAGCATAAGTGCTCGTGTGCATAGGGCTATGTCGGCAAAAGATGCTCTcttgccgacatagctactgccgctcgttgagttggttttattatgtcgacaggagagctctcacCCTTCGGCCTAACTTGGCTACACGAGCACTCTTCTagcggcacagctgggctgctgtaAGCGTGTAAGTGCAGACATGACCTAAGGcagcgctgtaagtgtagacaagcccttaggtagGGCAGCTCCAGTgagccagagctggggctgtACCTGCTGAGTACTGGTGCAATAGCAAGATCCCTTCAATGACTCCTTCCCTGGCCCAGACAAACATGGCTGTTCAAAATACAGTCCTCACTGAGAGAGGAAGGGGCTGGCAGGGAGCTCAGGCCCTGCACAAAAGAGAACATTAACCTCCCACCACTACAGTCAGTGTTTCATTCCCTGTGCTGCTGCCCCTGCATGTTCCCTGGTTAGCCAAGGCTTGACTCTGCACCTTATTTAAGCGGGGCCGAAGCAGTTTCATATTCAGCATGTCTGGCAGGTGTCTCGTGTAGCCATGTGCTTCTGACAGAAATCCTTGTGGTTTCTTTCataaggggggagagggaggggaagagttCTAAGTGATTCATACTGATTCTCTGCACCTGGTGGGGGCAGTGGTGTAACTGAAACTAAGTGGTGGTGCAGTGAGCTAGATGCATCAGCCTCTCCATTTACAAACCTGGGTTCCAC
The Lepidochelys kempii isolate rLepKem1 chromosome 10, rLepKem1.hap2, whole genome shotgun sequence DNA segment above includes these coding regions:
- the ROGDI gene encoding protein rogdi homolog isoform X5, whose protein sequence is MAAAMASAAERAVLEEEFKWLLQEEVHGVLRQLQDILKEASHRFALPVGSTEGPVKQENFMLGTSSADQVKGVLMLQGDALCQADINLKMPRNNQLLHFTFREDKQWKLQQIQDARNHVNQAIYLLTNRDVNYQFKTGSEVLKLMDAVMLQLTRARNRLTTPASLTLPEIASSGLTKMFTPALPSDILVNFYINLNKLCLTVYQLHALQPNSTKNFRPTGGSILHNPGAMLSLCFPATGTTGHTNPSTRV
- the ROGDI gene encoding protein rogdi homolog isoform X7, yielding MAAAMASAAERAVLEEEFKWLLQEEVHGVLRQLQDILKEASHRFALPVGSTEGPVKQENFMLGTSSADQVKGVLMLQGDALCQADINLKMPRNNQLLHFTFREDKQWKLQQIQDARNHVNQAIYLLTNRDVNYQFKTGSEVLKLMDAVMLQLTRARNRLTTPASLTLPEIASSGLTKMFTPALPSDILVNFYINLNKLCLTVYQLHALQPNSTKNFRPTGGSILHNPGAMLQSM
- the ROGDI gene encoding protein rogdi homolog isoform X2; this encodes MAAAMASAAERAVLEEEFKWLLQEEVHGVLRQLQDILKEASHRFALPVGSTEGPVKQENFMLGTSSADQVKGVLMLQGDALCQADINLKMPRNNQLLHFTFREDKQWKLQQIQDARNHVNQAIYLLTNRDVNYQFKTGSEVLKLMDAVMLQLTRARNRLTTPASLTLPEIASSGLTKMFTPALPSDILVNFYINLNKLCLTVYQLHALQPNSTKNFRPTGGSILHNPGAMFCYFLLPGTNVTVCYSLFLSPSALDSGYAIPEPCSTRLLPAC
- the ROGDI gene encoding protein rogdi homolog isoform X3, producing the protein MAAAMASAAERAVLEEEFKWLLQEEVHGVLRQLQDILKEASHRFALPVGSTEGPVKQENFMLGTSSADQVKGVLMLQGDALCQADINLKMPRNNQLLHFTFREDKQWKLQQIQDARNHVNQAIYLLTNRDVNYQFKTGSEVLKLMDAVMLQLTRARNRLTTPASLTLPEIASSGLTKMFTPALPSDILVNFYINLNKLCLTVYQLHALQPNSTKNFRPTGGSILHNPGAMFCYFLLPGTNVTVCYSLFLSPRQSM
- the ROGDI gene encoding protein rogdi homolog isoform X1, with protein sequence MAAAMASAAERAVLEEEFKWLLQEEVHGVLRQLQDILKEASHRFALPVGSTEGPVKQENFMLGTSSADQVKGVLMLQGDALCQADINLKMPRNNQLLHFTFREDKQWKLQQIQDARNHVNQAIYLLTNRDVNYQFKTGSEVLKLMDAVMLQLTRARNRLTTPASLTLPEIASSGLTKMFTPALPSDILVNFYINLNKLCLTVYQLHALQPNSTKNFRPTGGSILHNPGAMFECGSQRYEVSHVHKVECVVPWLNDALVFFTVSLQLCQQLKDKISVFSSYWNYRPY
- the ROGDI gene encoding protein rogdi homolog isoform X6, producing MAAAMASAAERAVLEEEFKWLLQEEVHGVLRQLQDILKEASHRFALPVGSTEGPVKQENFMLGTSSADQVKGVLMLQGDALCQADINLKMPRNNQLLHFTFREDKQWKLQQIQDARNHVNQAIYLLTNRDVNYQFKTGSEVLKLMDAVMLQLTRARNRLTTPASLTLPEIASSGLTNFRPTGGSILHNPGAMFECGSQRYEVSHVHKVECVVPWLNDALVFFTVSLQLCQQLKDKISVFSSYWNYRPY
- the ROGDI gene encoding protein rogdi homolog isoform X4, whose protein sequence is MAAAMASAAERAVLEEEFKWLLQEEVHGVLRQLQDILKEASHRFALPVGSTEGPVKQENFMLGTSSADQVKGVLMLQGDALCQADINLKMPRNNQLLHFTFREDKQWKLQQLMDAVMLQLTRARNRLTTPASLTLPEIASSGLTKMFTPALPSDILVNFYINLNKLCLTVYQLHALQPNSTKNFRPTGGSILHNPGAMFECGSQRYEVSHVHKVECVVPWLNDALVFFTVSLQLCQQLKDKISVFSSYWNYRPY